One region of Flavobacterium sp. KACC 22763 genomic DNA includes:
- a CDS encoding sigma-54 interaction domain-containing protein: protein METVQAIKQRFEIIGNDPKLNRAIEKAIQVAPTDISVMVTGESGVGKENIPRIIHSLSHRKHGKYIAVNCGAIPEGTIDSELFGHEKGAFTGATSTREGYFEVADGGTIFLDEVGELPLTTQVRLLRVLENGEFIKVGSSQVQKTNVRIVAATNVNLFNAIEKGKFREDLYYRLSTVEITLPPLRERNDDIHLLFRKFVADFAHKYKMPPLRLDDDAVQLLQKFRWSGNIRQLRNVAEQISVLETNRDISLATLQSYLPAEGSNLPSVINDSKKESDFSTERDILYKVLFDMRSDLNDLKKLTLELMKNGTSKVQDINPNLIQKIYGNQQNDSEIDFEEEPRTAVMTTPTVREDNYQMQDDNYLFAETIEEEEILRLEQKEIEMIKKSLEKNKGKRKAAADELGISERTLYRKIKQFDL from the coding sequence ATGGAAACAGTTCAAGCAATAAAACAGCGATTTGAGATTATTGGTAATGATCCGAAATTAAATCGTGCCATTGAAAAAGCCATTCAGGTTGCTCCAACTGATATTTCGGTTATGGTAACTGGAGAAAGTGGTGTTGGTAAAGAAAATATTCCTAGAATTATACATTCGCTTTCGCACAGAAAGCATGGTAAATATATTGCCGTAAACTGCGGTGCAATTCCGGAAGGAACTATTGACAGTGAACTTTTTGGACACGAAAAAGGCGCTTTTACAGGTGCTACAAGCACACGTGAAGGTTATTTTGAAGTGGCAGATGGCGGAACAATCTTCCTAGATGAAGTTGGAGAATTACCACTAACAACTCAAGTAAGATTACTTCGTGTTTTGGAAAACGGTGAATTTATAAAAGTAGGTTCTTCTCAGGTTCAAAAAACCAATGTGAGAATCGTTGCGGCAACCAACGTGAATTTATTTAATGCTATTGAAAAAGGTAAATTCCGTGAAGATTTGTACTATCGTTTAAGTACAGTAGAAATTACTTTACCTCCTTTACGCGAAAGAAATGACGATATTCATTTATTGTTCAGAAAATTTGTGGCCGATTTTGCCCACAAATACAAAATGCCTCCTTTAAGACTGGATGATGATGCTGTTCAGCTTTTGCAAAAATTCAGATGGAGTGGAAATATTCGTCAGCTTCGAAATGTAGCAGAACAGATTTCTGTTTTAGAAACCAATCGCGATATTAGTCTTGCTACTTTACAATCTTATTTGCCAGCTGAAGGAAGCAATTTGCCTTCTGTTATCAACGACAGTAAAAAAGAAAGTGACTTTAGCACAGAAAGAGACATTTTGTATAAAGTGCTTTTTGATATGAGAAGCGATTTGAACGATTTGAAAAAACTGACTTTGGAGTTAATGAAAAACGGAACTTCTAAAGTACAGGATATTAATCCGAATCTGATTCAGAAAATTTACGGAAATCAGCAAAACGACAGCGAAATTGATTTTGAAGAAGAACCAAGAACCGCTGTTATGACAACGCCTACTGTTCGAGAAGACAATTATCAGATGCAAGACGATAATTATTTGTTTGCCGAAACCATCGAAGAGGAAGAAATTTTACGTTTGGAACAAAAAGAAATCGAAATGATCAAAAAATCATTAGAAAAAAACAAAGGAAAACGTAAAGCTGCTGCAGATGAACTAGGTATTTCTGAAAGAACTTTATACCGTAAAATCAAGCAATTCGACTTATAA
- a CDS encoding SulP family inorganic anion transporter, whose protein sequence is MKKKFQLFDFSQKVNYKNEILAGLTVAMTMIPESLSFAILAGFPPLVGLYAAFIAGLVTAIFGGRPGMISGGAGATVIVLIALMKSHGIEYVFAAVALGGVVQICIGLFKLGKFIRLVPQPVMFGFVNGLAVVIFMSQLEQFKTVVNGQVSWLQGTPLYIMLGLVALTIAIVLIFPKITKAVPASLVAIMVIFALVIVFNIETKTVEDIASVQGGFPPFHIPNIPFSFETLKVIFPYSVIVAAVGLTEGLLTLNLVDEITGTRGNSNRECIAQGSSNILNGFFYGMGGCPMIAQTLVNLGAGSRARLSGIIAALTILMIILFGAPVIGKLPMAALVGVMMMVAITTFEWASFRIINKMPRHDIFVGILVAVITIVLHNLALAVLIGVIISALVFAWESAKRIRARHYIDENGIKHYEIYGPLFFGSTAAFLEKFDIKNDPNHIIIDFKESRVSDMSAIEALNNITKKYNQLYKTVELQHLSEDCRQLLKNADAVIKVNVIEDPTYKVVS, encoded by the coding sequence ATGAAAAAAAAGTTCCAACTCTTCGATTTTAGTCAGAAAGTCAATTACAAAAACGAAATTTTAGCGGGTTTAACTGTAGCAATGACTATGATTCCAGAATCGCTGTCGTTTGCTATTTTGGCTGGATTTCCGCCATTAGTTGGTTTATATGCCGCTTTTATTGCAGGATTGGTTACGGCTATTTTTGGCGGAAGACCCGGAATGATTTCGGGCGGAGCGGGAGCAACGGTAATTGTTTTGATCGCCTTGATGAAATCGCACGGAATAGAATATGTTTTTGCCGCCGTAGCTCTTGGTGGTGTTGTCCAGATCTGTATTGGACTTTTTAAACTAGGAAAATTTATTCGGTTAGTTCCGCAACCCGTAATGTTTGGTTTTGTAAACGGTTTGGCAGTTGTGATTTTTATGTCGCAATTGGAGCAGTTTAAAACCGTTGTAAATGGACAGGTTTCTTGGCTTCAAGGAACTCCTTTATACATTATGCTAGGCTTGGTTGCTTTGACCATTGCGATTGTTTTAATTTTTCCGAAGATTACAAAAGCCGTTCCGGCATCTTTAGTGGCTATTATGGTCATTTTTGCTCTGGTAATTGTTTTTAATATCGAAACCAAAACGGTTGAAGATATCGCTTCGGTTCAAGGCGGATTTCCTCCGTTTCATATTCCGAATATTCCATTTTCTTTTGAAACTTTAAAAGTAATATTTCCTTATTCGGTAATCGTTGCAGCCGTTGGTTTGACTGAAGGTTTGCTTACACTGAATTTAGTTGATGAAATTACAGGAACAAGAGGAAATAGCAATAGAGAATGTATTGCACAAGGAAGCTCAAACATTTTAAACGGTTTTTTCTACGGAATGGGTGGTTGTCCAATGATTGCTCAGACATTAGTAAATCTTGGTGCAGGATCTAGAGCCAGACTTTCGGGAATTATTGCAGCACTAACCATTTTAATGATTATACTTTTTGGCGCACCTGTAATCGGAAAATTACCAATGGCGGCCTTGGTAGGAGTTATGATGATGGTAGCGATTACTACTTTTGAATGGGCAAGCTTCAGGATTATTAATAAGATGCCAAGACACGATATTTTTGTTGGAATTCTAGTGGCTGTAATTACCATTGTGTTGCATAATCTGGCTTTAGCGGTATTAATAGGCGTAATTATTTCAGCTCTAGTTTTTGCTTGGGAAAGTGCCAAAAGAATCCGTGCACGACATTACATTGATGAAAACGGAATAAAACATTATGAAATTTATGGACCGTTATTCTTTGGTTCAACAGCGGCTTTTTTAGAAAAGTTTGATATCAAAAACGACCCCAATCATATTATAATCGATTTTAAAGAAAGCCGTGTTTCAGATATGTCGGCCATTGAAGCTTTGAATAATATTACTAAAAAGTACAATCAGTTATATAAAACAGTAGAGCTACAGCATTTAAGCGAAGATTGCAGACAATTGCTTAAAAATGCTGATGCAGTTATTAAAGTGAATGTTATTGAAGATCCAACGTACAAAGTAGTGTCTTAA
- a CDS encoding alkaline phosphatase family protein, with protein MKKYFTSLLSLVFLSLSFFLQAQNAKDNYVVLVSMDGFRWDYGKMYNLPNLKQIEKEGVHAKSMKPSYPSKTFPNHYSIVTGLYPDHHGIINNVFYDASLNQSFSLSSNAKNDSRFYGGNPIWNLAEQQGVKAASFFWPGSDIDKRNPSYFKNYDGKVPYGARIDTVMKWLQLPEKQRPHLVTLYFDEPDHTGHNFGPLSPKTEKTVIKMDSIMGEISRRLDQLPIGKQINLIIVSDHGMATISNDKKVAVLDYIKPEWLGYKDVINPIMSLQAKPGYQDSIANTLKKVPHIKFWKSTEVPKRLHYGTNPRVHDFVIEAKKGWSLVSKESTHINGGTHGYDNNEKDMHAIFYAKGPAFKVNKKVKTFQNVSVYPLIAHILGLQIGEIDGKLSDIESALRKN; from the coding sequence ATGAAAAAGTACTTTACTTCACTCTTATCTTTAGTTTTTCTTTCGCTTTCATTCTTTTTACAAGCCCAAAATGCCAAAGACAATTATGTTGTTTTAGTTTCTATGGATGGCTTTCGCTGGGATTATGGCAAAATGTATAATCTCCCAAATCTAAAGCAGATTGAAAAAGAAGGCGTTCATGCAAAATCGATGAAACCTTCTTATCCAAGTAAGACTTTCCCAAATCATTATTCAATCGTAACTGGACTTTACCCAGATCATCACGGCATCATCAATAATGTTTTTTATGATGCTTCTTTGAATCAGTCTTTTTCTTTATCAAGTAATGCAAAAAATGATTCAAGATTTTATGGTGGAAATCCAATTTGGAACTTGGCTGAACAACAAGGTGTAAAAGCAGCTTCTTTCTTTTGGCCAGGTTCTGATATTGACAAAAGAAATCCGAGTTATTTCAAAAATTACGATGGTAAAGTTCCGTACGGAGCTAGAATCGATACGGTTATGAAATGGTTGCAGCTCCCAGAAAAACAGCGTCCGCATTTGGTAACTTTATATTTTGACGAACCAGATCATACGGGTCATAATTTTGGTCCGCTTTCGCCAAAAACTGAAAAAACAGTGATTAAAATGGATTCGATTATGGGCGAAATATCTAGAAGATTAGATCAATTGCCTATTGGAAAACAAATCAATTTGATCATCGTTTCAGACCACGGAATGGCTACTATCAGCAATGATAAAAAAGTAGCGGTGTTGGATTATATAAAACCAGAATGGTTAGGCTATAAAGACGTTATTAACCCAATTATGAGTTTGCAGGCAAAACCAGGCTATCAAGATTCGATTGCCAATACTTTGAAAAAAGTGCCACATATTAAATTCTGGAAATCGACTGAAGTTCCAAAAAGACTACATTATGGAACAAATCCAAGAGTACATGATTTTGTTATTGAAGCTAAAAAAGGATGGAGTTTAGTAAGCAAAGAAAGCACTCACATAAATGGCGGAACGCATGGTTATGACAATAACGAAAAAGATATGCATGCTATTTTTTACGCAAAAGGGCCTGCTTTTAAAGTCAATAAAAAAGTAAAAACGTTTCAGAACGTTTCGGTTTATCCTTTAATTGCTCATATTTTAGGTTTGCAAATTGGAGAAATTGATGGAAAATTGAGTGATATTGAGAGTGCGTTACGCAAAAATTAG
- a CDS encoding co-chaperone GroES, with amino-acid sequence MALNIKPLSDRVLIEPVAAETKTASGIFIPDTAKEKPQKGTVVAVGNGTKDHTMTVKVGDTVLYGKYAGTELKLEGTDYLIMREDDILAII; translated from the coding sequence ATGGCTTTAAACATTAAACCGCTTTCAGACCGCGTACTTATTGAGCCTGTTGCAGCTGAAACTAAAACTGCCTCAGGTATTTTTATTCCAGATACTGCCAAAGAGAAACCACAAAAAGGAACTGTAGTTGCAGTAGGAAACGGAACTAAAGATCACACTATGACTGTAAAAGTTGGTGATACTGTTCTTTACGGAAAATATGCTGGTACTGAATTAAAATTAGAAGGTACTGATTATTTGATTATGCGTGAGGACGATATCCTTGCAATTATCTAA
- a CDS encoding tetratricopeptide repeat protein: protein MNVSDYTYLMNKPDAITEKQADALGSVLNEFPYFQSARALRLKGLYNQNSFKYNYALKVTAAHTADRSVLFDFITSEAFTSIQNDFYEQKLRDLLEITVFDSEIISPEQIQKAIEIKTDLEEQPVSETIKEAPISSIETPSVTKIEEPIKTQEPLKAEEPVIIEEPKKVPEIDPSIFLAIKEAHSVTFEKPVIIEEPKKLPEIDPSIFLAIKEAHSITFEKPVIETENKIDSTDSISNIEKEEETEILAEETEEETIITEEPKIDRIENSILSSIKVAETPSVTEPESIIAVEEHKFDRIENSILNSIKESEAATIEQSAKAEEIKTELIVEQPILNSVEEDEDDSVIEEMIIPEFKMNSVERSILSSIKEAETKAPEEPKEEILEVLQSEDKEEEEIQEENEEPIEEIIEEEEPNEPAKTAAEHLEIGKPLDFSLSEKHSFQEWLQLSRTEPIDRSNELSPEEQAKIEAAKEEERQKKAEIIDKFIETNPKISPIKPGTSAPVVQIEPPVEDNSYLMTETLARVYLEQKKYTKAIQAYEILILKYPEKITFFADRISDIKILQQNNNNNN from the coding sequence ATGAACGTCAGCGATTATACCTACTTAATGAACAAACCCGATGCTATTACAGAAAAGCAAGCGGATGCATTAGGCAGTGTTTTGAATGAATTTCCGTATTTTCAAAGTGCACGCGCATTACGATTAAAAGGACTTTACAATCAAAACAGTTTTAAGTATAATTATGCTTTAAAGGTGACAGCTGCACATACAGCAGATCGTTCTGTTTTATTTGATTTCATTACGTCTGAAGCTTTCACTTCTATTCAGAATGATTTCTACGAGCAAAAATTAAGAGATCTTCTTGAAATAACAGTTTTTGACAGTGAAATCATTTCACCTGAACAGATTCAGAAAGCTATTGAAATAAAAACAGATCTCGAAGAACAGCCTGTTTCGGAAACGATTAAAGAAGCACCTATTTCTTCAATTGAAACTCCTTCGGTTACAAAAATCGAAGAACCAATAAAAACACAGGAACCATTAAAAGCAGAAGAACCTGTAATTATTGAAGAACCTAAAAAAGTTCCTGAAATTGACCCTTCTATTTTTCTGGCCATAAAAGAAGCGCATTCTGTTACTTTTGAGAAACCAGTAATAATAGAAGAGCCTAAAAAACTTCCAGAAATAGATCCGTCTATTTTCCTTGCTATCAAAGAAGCTCATTCGATTACTTTTGAAAAACCAGTAATCGAAACAGAAAATAAAATTGATTCTACAGATTCCATTTCAAATATTGAAAAAGAAGAGGAAACTGAAATTTTAGCAGAAGAAACCGAAGAAGAAACAATAATAACAGAAGAACCTAAAATTGACCGTATAGAAAACTCTATTTTAAGTTCTATTAAAGTTGCTGAAACTCCTTCTGTAACTGAACCTGAATCTATAATTGCAGTTGAAGAGCATAAATTTGATCGTATTGAAAATTCGATTTTAAACTCGATTAAAGAATCAGAAGCTGCAACTATTGAACAATCTGCAAAAGCGGAAGAAATAAAAACGGAGCTTATTGTAGAACAGCCTATTTTAAATTCGGTTGAAGAAGACGAAGATGATAGCGTTATCGAAGAAATGATCATTCCGGAATTTAAAATGAATTCTGTTGAAAGATCTATTCTTTCTTCAATTAAAGAAGCTGAAACAAAAGCGCCTGAAGAGCCAAAAGAAGAGATTCTAGAAGTTCTGCAATCTGAAGATAAAGAAGAAGAGGAAATTCAAGAAGAAAACGAAGAGCCAATTGAAGAAATAATCGAAGAAGAAGAGCCTAATGAACCTGCAAAAACGGCTGCGGAGCATTTAGAAATTGGAAAACCTTTGGATTTTTCTCTTAGCGAAAAACATTCGTTCCAAGAATGGCTTCAACTATCTCGAACAGAGCCTATTGACCGCTCAAACGAACTTTCTCCAGAAGAACAAGCTAAAATTGAAGCTGCTAAAGAAGAAGAGAGACAAAAGAAGGCTGAAATTATCGATAAATTTATCGAAACCAATCCGAAAATCTCTCCAATTAAACCTGGAACAAGTGCTCCAGTAGTTCAAATTGAGCCCCCTGTAGAGGACAATTCGTATCTAATGACCGAGACTCTGGCCAGAGTATATCTGGAACAAAAGAAATATACAAAAGCAATTCAAGCTTATGAAATATTAATTTTGAAATATCCAGAAAAAATTACTTTCTTTGCAGACCGCATATCGGATATAAAGATTTTACAACAAAATAACAATAACAATAATTAA
- a CDS encoding LytR/AlgR family response regulator transcription factor: MALTYRCLIIDDESPAHKALISHISKFDELEHSGSAFNGMEAIKLLNENQYDIIFLDINMPVISGVELMELQPKRPITIVTTAYSDFALSAFQNDAIDYLMKPISFDKFSKAIEKAKTYHSGNNLKKENSDDEKVLSYRSNGQVIETPLSDILYIESLGNYMKLYNCKLKSPIVIYGSLASISAEIDCAHFLQVHRSYIVNTTKISAVTAKNLTMSNGDIVPVGRKYQILLNNLSIR, encoded by the coding sequence ATGGCACTTACCTACCGCTGTCTAATAATCGATGACGAATCGCCGGCGCACAAAGCCTTGATTTCGCATATTTCTAAATTTGACGAACTGGAACATTCTGGAAGTGCTTTTAATGGTATGGAAGCCATAAAACTGCTCAACGAAAACCAATACGATATTATTTTTCTCGATATTAATATGCCTGTAATTTCGGGTGTAGAATTAATGGAACTCCAGCCCAAGCGCCCAATTACGATTGTAACAACGGCTTATTCTGACTTTGCGCTTTCGGCTTTTCAAAATGATGCGATTGATTATTTAATGAAACCCATTTCATTCGATAAATTCTCAAAAGCGATCGAAAAAGCCAAAACCTATCATTCTGGAAATAACCTTAAAAAAGAAAACAGCGACGACGAAAAAGTCCTTTCTTACCGCTCCAACGGACAAGTAATTGAAACGCCTCTTTCTGATATTTTATACATCGAAAGCCTGGGCAATTACATGAAATTATACAATTGCAAACTAAAATCTCCAATTGTCATTTACGGTTCGCTTGCGAGTATAAGTGCCGAAATTGATTGTGCACATTTTCTGCAGGTTCATCGGTCTTATATTGTAAATACCACTAAAATTTCTGCTGTCACTGCAAAAAATCTTACTATGTCAAATGGCGATATTGTTCCTGTGGGAAGAAAGTATCAGATTCTTCTAAATAATCTTTCGATTAGATAA
- a CDS encoding LptE family protein has protein sequence MKKIYSLFALLSLFMLSGCSVYNFTGTGKIDAKTFQVNFFQNNADLIEPGIDRTFTLALQDLIMNQTNLNLVSNGGDLVYEGEITDYRITPMTATADQQAAQNRLSIRVNVRFMNKKKETDDFEKSFEFYYDFPGRDLPTGSVLSEAIRVIFERITQDIFNESLAKW, from the coding sequence ATGAAAAAAATATATTCTCTTTTCGCATTATTAAGCCTTTTTATGCTGAGTGGCTGTTCTGTTTATAACTTTACAGGAACTGGAAAAATCGATGCTAAAACCTTTCAAGTTAACTTCTTCCAGAATAATGCCGATTTAATTGAACCTGGAATCGACAGAACTTTCACTTTGGCTTTGCAGGATTTGATCATGAATCAAACTAATTTAAACTTAGTTAGCAATGGCGGTGATTTGGTTTATGAAGGAGAAATTACAGATTACAGAATCACGCCAATGACTGCAACAGCAGATCAGCAGGCTGCTCAAAACCGTTTATCGATTCGTGTTAATGTTCGTTTTATGAATAAAAAGAAAGAAACAGATGATTTTGAGAAATCTTTTGAATTCTATTACGACTTCCCAGGAAGAGACCTACCAACAGGATCTGTTTTAAGTGAAGCAATCAGAGTTATTTTTGAAAGAATCACGCAGGACATCTTTAATGAGTCATTAGCAAAATGGTAG
- the secG gene encoding preprotein translocase subunit SecG, giving the protein MSTFSIFLVLITIVCFLLIVVIMVQNPKGGGLSSTISGTQMLGGVQKTTDFLDKSTWTLATVLIVLILLSSLSFSGSLSDTESKIIDKTEAPANAPAAPAQGTTPAPATPAPAK; this is encoded by the coding sequence ATGAGCACATTTTCAATTTTTTTAGTTTTAATCACAATAGTTTGTTTTCTATTGATCGTAGTTATCATGGTACAAAACCCTAAAGGAGGCGGATTATCGTCTACTATCAGCGGAACTCAAATGTTAGGTGGAGTACAAAAAACAACTGACTTTTTAGATAAAAGTACTTGGACTTTAGCTACTGTTTTAATTGTGCTAATTTTACTTTCTAGCTTAAGCTTCTCTGGATCTTTAAGCGATACAGAATCTAAAATTATTGACAAAACTGAAGCTCCAGCAAATGCACCTGCAGCTCCAGCGCAAGGAACTACACCAGCTCCTGCAACTCCAGCACCAGCTAAATAA
- the groL gene encoding chaperonin GroEL (60 kDa chaperone family; promotes refolding of misfolded polypeptides especially under stressful conditions; forms two stacked rings of heptamers to form a barrel-shaped 14mer; ends can be capped by GroES; misfolded proteins enter the barrel where they are refolded when GroES binds) — MAKDIKFDIEARDGLKRGVDALANAVKVTLGPKGRNVIIGKSFGGPTVTKDGVSVAKEIELKDALENMGAQMVKEVASKTNDLAGDGTTTATVLAQAIVKEGLKNVAAGANPMDLKRGIDKAVETIVADLAKQAKVVGSDSDKIQQIASISANNDEVIGELIATAFAKVGKEGVITVEEAKGTDTFVDVVEGMQFDRGYLSPYFVTNPEKMEVELDSPYILLYDKKVSSLKELLPVLEPVAQSGKPLLIIAEDVDGEALSTLVVNKLRGALKIAAVKAPGFGDRRKAMLEDIAILTGGTVISEERGYTLENTTIEMLGNAKRVSIDKDNTTIVSGAGEADIIKNRVNQIKGQMETTTSDYDKEKLQERLAKLAGGVAVLYVGAASEVEMKEKKDRVDDALHATRAAVEEGIVAGGGVALLRAKLALADLKADNADEATGIQIVSRAVEAPLRTIVENAGLEGSVVVAKVSEGKGDFGYNAKTDEYVDMLTAGIIDPKKVTRVALENAASVSGMILTTECALIDIKEENAGGGMPMGGGMPGMM, encoded by the coding sequence ATGGCAAAAGATATAAAATTTGATATTGAAGCACGTGACGGTTTAAAACGTGGTGTTGATGCATTAGCAAATGCTGTAAAAGTAACTCTTGGACCAAAAGGTCGTAACGTAATTATCGGAAAATCATTTGGTGGACCAACTGTTACTAAAGATGGTGTTTCTGTTGCAAAAGAAATCGAATTGAAAGACGCACTAGAAAATATGGGTGCGCAAATGGTAAAAGAAGTAGCTTCTAAAACTAATGACTTAGCTGGAGACGGAACTACAACTGCTACAGTTTTAGCTCAAGCGATCGTAAAAGAAGGTTTAAAAAACGTTGCTGCAGGTGCAAATCCAATGGACTTGAAACGCGGTATCGACAAAGCTGTTGAAACTATCGTAGCTGACTTAGCAAAACAAGCTAAAGTAGTTGGTAGCGATTCAGATAAAATTCAGCAAATTGCTTCTATCTCTGCTAACAATGACGAAGTGATTGGCGAATTAATCGCTACAGCTTTCGCTAAAGTTGGAAAAGAAGGTGTTATTACTGTTGAAGAAGCAAAAGGAACTGATACTTTCGTTGACGTTGTTGAAGGAATGCAGTTTGACAGAGGATACCTTTCTCCTTACTTCGTAACAAACCCAGAGAAAATGGAAGTTGAATTAGACTCTCCATACATCTTATTATACGACAAAAAAGTATCTTCTTTAAAAGAATTACTTCCAGTTTTAGAGCCAGTTGCTCAATCAGGAAAACCATTATTGATTATTGCTGAAGATGTTGACGGTGAAGCTCTTTCTACATTAGTAGTAAACAAATTAAGAGGTGCTCTTAAAATTGCTGCTGTAAAAGCTCCAGGTTTTGGAGACAGAAGAAAAGCAATGTTAGAAGATATCGCAATCTTAACTGGAGGTACTGTAATTTCTGAAGAAAGAGGATACACTCTTGAAAATACAACTATCGAAATGTTAGGAAACGCAAAAAGAGTTTCTATCGATAAAGACAATACAACTATCGTAAGCGGTGCTGGTGAAGCTGATATCATTAAAAACAGAGTAAACCAAATTAAAGGTCAGATGGAAACTACTACATCTGATTACGATAAAGAAAAATTGCAAGAGCGTTTAGCTAAATTAGCTGGTGGTGTTGCTGTTCTTTACGTTGGTGCTGCTTCTGAAGTTGAAATGAAAGAGAAAAAAGACAGAGTTGATGACGCTTTACACGCAACTCGTGCTGCTGTAGAAGAAGGAATCGTTGCTGGTGGTGGTGTGGCTTTATTGAGAGCTAAACTTGCTTTAGCTGACTTAAAAGCTGACAATGCTGACGAGGCTACTGGAATTCAAATCGTTTCTCGCGCTGTTGAAGCTCCATTAAGAACTATCGTTGAAAACGCTGGTCTTGAAGGTTCTGTTGTTGTAGCTAAAGTTTCTGAAGGAAAAGGAGATTTCGGATACAACGCAAAAACTGACGAATATGTAGACATGCTTACTGCTGGAATTATCGATCCTAAAAAAGTAACCCGTGTAGCTCTTGAAAACGCTGCATCTGTTTCTGGAATGATCTTAACTACAGAATGTGCATTAATTGATATTAAAGAAGAAAATGCCGGAGGCGGAATGCCAATGGGAGGCGGAATGCCAGGAATGATGTAA
- a CDS encoding sensor histidine kinase: MAYDLYEWRWYKFFFINTYKLYDCIIFAAMTIAKIYQNFFLRNLIVNTLVYLVILACIYDEVRLDGHSWSYILSKIAMGYFPCIVWITIFNICIIKPFLFHKRFKIFFTLLAAYWTCFYFFMNWFLPLVELGNLKTLQIVSLIINGCFFYFLHIVISKKMSQADKDIMNFKSELSFLKQQLNPHFLLNAMNNLYGEALLEPEKVPDRILNLSDLLRYQIEASKKDFVLMQEEIAFIKKYIEYYTFRNERLAVTQKIEGVHDQIEIPPLFFLPLVENAVKFSAETAEPFINLDLKVNCRSVVFTLKNNYLDSGSRLSSTGIGIENLKRRLEVYRLKHDLSCKKEKDIFIVKLSIWHLPTAV, from the coding sequence ATGGCGTATGATTTATACGAATGGCGTTGGTATAAATTTTTCTTTATAAATACCTACAAACTATACGATTGTATTATTTTTGCCGCTATGACAATTGCAAAAATCTACCAGAACTTTTTTCTACGAAACCTAATCGTAAATACACTTGTTTACTTAGTTATTTTGGCCTGTATTTATGACGAAGTAAGACTTGACGGACACAGCTGGTCTTATATTCTGAGTAAAATTGCCATGGGATATTTTCCGTGTATTGTCTGGATTACGATTTTTAACATCTGCATCATTAAGCCTTTTTTATTCCATAAAAGGTTTAAAATCTTTTTCACGCTTCTTGCGGCTTATTGGACTTGTTTTTATTTCTTCATGAATTGGTTCCTTCCGCTTGTCGAATTGGGAAATTTAAAAACTCTTCAGATTGTATCGCTTATTATAAACGGTTGCTTTTTTTATTTTCTGCATATTGTTATTAGCAAAAAAATGAGTCAGGCCGATAAAGATATTATGAATTTCAAATCGGAGCTTTCGTTTTTAAAACAACAGCTGAATCCGCATTTTTTATTGAATGCTATGAATAATCTTTACGGAGAAGCTTTATTAGAACCAGAAAAAGTTCCAGATCGAATACTGAATCTTTCAGATTTGCTGCGTTATCAGATTGAAGCTTCTAAGAAAGACTTTGTTTTAATGCAGGAAGAAATTGCCTTTATCAAAAAATACATTGAATATTATACGTTTAGAAACGAAAGACTTGCCGTAACGCAAAAAATTGAAGGCGTTCATGACCAAATCGAGATTCCGCCTTTGTTCTTTCTTCCTTTGGTAGAAAATGCAGTAAAGTTTTCTGCCGAAACCGCCGAACCTTTTATTAATCTTGATTTGAAGGTAAATTGCCGAAGCGTTGTTTTTACCTTAAAAAACAATTATCTCGATTCGGGATCACGTCTTTCAAGCACGGGAATTGGAATTGAAAACTTAAAAAGACGTTTGGAAGTTTATCGTCTGAAACATGATTTGAGCTGTAAAAAAGAAAAAGATATCTTTATCGTAAAATTGAGTATATGGCACTTACCTACCGCTGTCTAA